Proteins from a genomic interval of Elusimicrobia bacterium HGW-Elusimicrobia-1:
- a CDS encoding cold-shock protein — protein sequence MKGKVKWFNDSKGYGFITPEEGSDVFVHHTAVQMEGFKSLKEGDEVEFEVVPSDKGSKAANVVKL from the coding sequence ATGAAAGGCAAAGTTAAGTGGTTTAATGACAGCAAAGGTTATGGTTTCATAACCCCCGAAGAAGGCAGCGACGTATTCGTGCACCACACCGCCGTCCAGATGGAAGGATTCAAATCCCTGAAAGAAGGCGACGAAGTGGAGTTCGAAGTTGTTCCTTCGGACAAAGGTTCCAAAGCGGCCAACGTGGTAAAACTTTAA
- a CDS encoding cyclic beta 1-2 glucan synthetase codes for MPFPFFGHIISTVGPRLGKFLPKKSIAEEHPLRDELFSIDQFEAHAKKLAGKHTVSFKRGREKLLSRLKENERILLRTYELLNEAGKVKRRISPAGEWLLDNYYLIEEQIRLAQKYLPKGYSRELPNLTKGPMAGYPRVYDIAMTMVSHGDGRLDIKGLSGFVSSYQTVKHLKLGELWAIPIMLRLALIENLRRVSSRMMRSQIDRDRAAACADRILEVSAKDANDVILEIASMAKSDLPLSSSFVAEFVRRIHGQSSTLNLPLSWLEKKLSERGENIDRLIQSIGHDLAADQVSMANTIESLRLLEAKDWHDFVEQSSIVEEILRRDPSGDYGLMSFATRDGYRHVIEKLSAQGRLAEEAVAAAVVRLAAEAEISLGRRAAAAHIGYYLIDRGLRQLYRALGLRAPLSVSLQTKNTALPLSAYIGSIVTLSAAVFAAFLFLAQDVLSAPWPRLVLFVIPLFVVAGQAAISVVNWISTILVKPGPLPRMDFSEGIPARAHTLVVVPSMLSGPRGVESLVENMEVHYLANTDANVDFALLTDFCDAPRMTMPDDDALLAQAVAGIEKLNQKYRRLKENIFYLFHRPRIWNDRESVWMGYERKRGKLADLNSLLRGGAKDKFSAIVGDPGRLQDVKYVITLDADTRMPRDVARELAGVIEHPLNRPVYDEKKRRVTAGYGILQPRVEAAYPGGNPSLFVKVYGGESGIDPYTKTVSDVYQDLFGEGSFIGKGLYDVDAFEKSLAGRFPENLILSHDLLEGCYARSALVTDVQLYEEYPAAYLKDASRRHRWIRGDVQIARWIFAKVPAFGGKKVKNPISVLSKWKIFDNLRRTLVPASTAFLLLFGWTFFEPAWFWSLAAIAFMGSPAALAELVKAARKSAEITLNAHLDSMLSSLLSRAGQFCFSLTFVVYEAFYGLDAIAAALWRILVSRRRLLKWKTFNESASSSPKNIFGFYKKMYVPPMIVVSFWAYSALVQKNIDALTAAILGLWALAPAVAYLISRPGSSRKIILSVPQLLFLRSKARRIWDFSETFVTERDNWLPPDNFQEEPLGAVAHRTSPTNIGLSLLSNLAAYDFGYVSMGRMFNRSEKTLGTMDRMEKYRGHFYNWYDTQTLKPLEPLYVSSVDSGNLAGHLLVLRSGLMEMRENKIVHLKIFDGLADTLSVLRECVAQLAKNKTPAQPGLAGVLSEKIDYFRKNLAAPPSSLPEIHALLRRFSKDISKVLSVLPSEDTWKIKKWAQVFERQCYDYLEDMSFIAPWILMPPEIPGMWDKGGENRRRLLARLREELRRLDEIPVLSEVAMLEMKFFSLIDEIRGDIVSSGDDSLRENEWFEQLKNAISAASARSSERITAIDYIVLRASELSAIEYEFLYDKTSYLLSIGYNVGEHKSDSGCYDLLASESRLCSYVAIAQGRLPQKHWFMLGRMLSKYGGPPVLVSWGGSMFEYLMPLLVMPTYEDTLLERTYHAMIGRQIKYASANNIPWGISESGYNKIDAAMTYQYRAFGVPDIGFKRGLSEDLVIAPYAAVMALMVEPAKAYENLRQLNEMGFAGEYGFYEAVDYTPSRLSRDKTRAVVKSYMAHHQGMSFLSLAYVLLDMPMQRRFLSDPMFKATELLLQERVPKEAPLLYDVEVTGSLKKIEEREALLRVFINPDTPSPETHLLSNGTYSVMVTNAGGGYSRWKNIGVTRWREDATSDADGAFIYLRDTITGEFWSAAYQPALKKSDSYEAVFSQSRAEFKRRDNGIDTHTTIAVSPEDDIELRRVKITNTSRSRTRVIEITSYAEAVLNYPAHDAAHRVFGNLFVQTQIIRSHQAIICTRRPRSDSDKFPCMLHLMAVHGNAIVGASYETDRNKFIGRCNTLESPSAMRAKGRLSDSEGSVLDPIVAIRSTVELGPEESAVIDYVTGICETPETARGLMEKYRDRNLADRVFDLAWTRGQVALQQINATEADAQLYGRLASAIIYANPAWRANASVLKANYRGQPDLWGYGISGDLPIVLVRLEDQKNIELAAKMVQAYSYWRLKGLAVDLLIWNEDRSVYRDTMGERINALIAANAEVQSNRPGGIFLRRADQMSDEDKTLFETVARIVVTDRAGTLAEQIESRARLKKSRPPFIPAPKTDRENAQGNIAERPELAYFNGIGGFTRDGREYVITTDRAQRTPAPWVNVLASRDFGTVISESGGAYTWSENAHEFRLTPWKNDPVTDTSGEALYIRDEETGIFWSPTPLPSGGNNRYVTRHGFGYSIFEHVRSGIVSELTVFVSPEHPVKFAVLKIKNISGRKRKLSATSYNELVMGSLRDKYHMHISTEVDPKTGALLARNPYNKEFSGRVVFLNVSETARFVSGDRNEFLGRNGSIRYPAAMRSEKLSGKAGAGLDPCASMQVKFELDDSYQKDIVFAFGSAKSVDEARGLIGRFNGTAAVRKELENVWDYWKRVLGVVYVETPDDSINFLVNGWLQYQTISCRLWGRSGYYQSGGAYGFRDQLQDVTALTHSLPSMTRAQLLSSASRQFIEGDVQHWWHPPAGRGVRSRCSDDYLWLPFAACLYVEEVGDTGVMDEPVNFLEGPAIKSEEESYYGLPKVSEKSGTLYEHCVLAVKRALNFGARGLPLMGSGDWNDGMNLVGRQGKGESVWLAFFLCHILKSMSSLAESRGDKNFAELCAVEVKKLSKNIEDNAWDGRWYTRAYFDNGEVIGSSSNIECRIDSIPQSWAVISGAAPSEKAGAAMDSVDEILVDRKHSLVKLFAPAFDKSPDNPGYIKGYVPGVRENGGQYTHAAVWAAIAFAMLKDKKRAWELLNIINPIHHGDTFDKCEIYKVEPFVAAGDVYSVGSNAGRGGWTWYTGAASWMYRLIVGHLLGLRRAAGRLYFEPCPPEDWQSFKMHYRHGETFYHIAVQRIGPADGVVSVVVDGKESEDKSVRLIDDRKEHFAEVKIG; via the coding sequence ATGCCGTTTCCGTTTTTCGGACATATTATTTCGACTGTCGGTCCGCGTTTGGGTAAATTTCTGCCCAAAAAGAGTATTGCCGAGGAACATCCCCTCAGGGACGAACTCTTCAGCATAGATCAGTTTGAGGCGCACGCCAAAAAATTGGCCGGAAAACACACTGTCAGTTTCAAAAGGGGTCGGGAAAAACTTCTGTCGCGCCTGAAAGAAAACGAAAGGATACTGTTACGGACATATGAGTTGCTCAATGAGGCGGGAAAAGTCAAAAGAAGAATATCGCCCGCCGGCGAATGGCTGCTCGATAATTATTATCTTATCGAGGAACAAATCCGTCTCGCGCAAAAATACCTGCCTAAAGGTTACAGCCGCGAATTACCCAACTTAACCAAAGGTCCCATGGCCGGATATCCGCGTGTCTACGATATCGCAATGACGATGGTTTCCCACGGCGACGGCCGGCTCGATATCAAGGGACTGTCCGGATTCGTGTCATCCTATCAAACCGTCAAACATCTGAAACTGGGCGAGTTGTGGGCCATCCCCATAATGTTGCGGCTGGCCTTAATTGAAAATTTGCGGCGCGTTTCATCCCGTATGATGCGTTCTCAAATCGACAGAGACCGCGCCGCCGCCTGCGCCGACCGTATTCTTGAAGTTTCGGCAAAAGACGCTAACGACGTAATTCTTGAGATTGCCTCAATGGCAAAGAGCGATTTGCCGCTTTCCAGCTCTTTTGTGGCGGAATTCGTCAGGCGGATTCACGGTCAAAGTTCCACGCTGAACCTTCCTCTGAGCTGGCTGGAAAAGAAACTTTCCGAGCGCGGCGAAAACATAGACCGGCTCATACAATCCATCGGTCACGATCTGGCCGCCGATCAGGTGTCGATGGCAAACACCATAGAGAGTTTGCGGCTGCTTGAAGCCAAGGACTGGCACGATTTTGTCGAACAGTCAAGTATCGTCGAAGAAATTTTAAGAAGGGACCCGTCCGGCGATTACGGTCTGATGTCCTTTGCCACGCGCGACGGTTATCGCCACGTGATAGAAAAACTTTCCGCGCAAGGCCGCCTCGCGGAAGAAGCCGTCGCCGCCGCGGTCGTTCGACTCGCGGCGGAAGCGGAAATATCACTCGGTCGTCGGGCCGCGGCGGCGCATATCGGATATTACCTTATTGATAGGGGACTGAGGCAATTATACCGCGCATTGGGGCTTCGAGCGCCTTTAAGCGTGTCTCTACAAACGAAAAATACGGCCCTGCCGTTGAGCGCGTACATAGGTTCGATTGTAACTCTGAGCGCAGCCGTTTTTGCCGCGTTTTTGTTTTTGGCGCAGGACGTCCTGTCGGCGCCGTGGCCGCGGCTTGTGTTATTCGTCATCCCGCTGTTTGTTGTGGCGGGTCAGGCGGCGATTTCCGTGGTGAACTGGATTTCAACCATTCTTGTCAAACCCGGTCCGCTTCCCAGGATGGATTTCTCCGAAGGCATTCCGGCCCGGGCGCATACGCTGGTAGTCGTTCCTTCCATGCTGAGCGGCCCGCGCGGGGTGGAATCGCTTGTTGAAAATATGGAGGTCCATTATCTGGCGAATACCGACGCCAACGTGGATTTCGCGCTGCTGACGGATTTTTGCGACGCGCCGCGGATGACCATGCCCGACGACGACGCCCTTCTTGCGCAGGCCGTCGCCGGCATAGAAAAACTTAATCAGAAATACCGCCGCCTCAAAGAAAATATTTTTTATCTTTTCCACCGTCCGCGCATTTGGAACGACAGGGAAAGTGTGTGGATGGGTTATGAGCGCAAAAGGGGAAAACTCGCGGATTTGAATTCTCTGCTGCGCGGCGGCGCGAAAGATAAATTCAGCGCGATAGTGGGCGACCCCGGGCGCTTGCAGGACGTAAAATACGTTATAACGCTCGACGCCGACACGCGTATGCCGCGCGACGTCGCGCGGGAGTTGGCGGGCGTTATCGAACATCCGTTGAACAGGCCGGTCTACGACGAGAAAAAGCGGCGCGTTACCGCCGGTTACGGCATTTTACAGCCGAGGGTGGAAGCCGCCTACCCGGGCGGGAATCCGTCCCTGTTCGTTAAAGTGTACGGCGGCGAATCCGGCATCGACCCTTATACAAAGACCGTCTCGGACGTGTATCAGGATCTTTTTGGCGAGGGGTCTTTTATCGGAAAGGGCCTTTACGACGTCGATGCCTTTGAAAAATCTCTCGCGGGACGTTTTCCGGAAAATCTTATATTGAGCCACGACCTCCTGGAAGGATGCTACGCGCGCTCCGCGCTTGTCACCGACGTGCAGCTTTATGAAGAATATCCCGCCGCCTACCTCAAAGACGCAAGCCGCAGACACCGATGGATTCGCGGCGACGTCCAGATAGCCCGATGGATATTCGCGAAGGTGCCCGCCTTCGGCGGTAAAAAAGTCAAAAATCCTATATCCGTTTTGTCCAAATGGAAAATATTCGACAATCTCAGACGGACGTTAGTTCCGGCGTCGACCGCTTTTTTGCTTTTGTTCGGGTGGACGTTTTTTGAGCCCGCGTGGTTTTGGTCGCTTGCGGCGATAGCTTTTATGGGTTCGCCGGCGGCGCTCGCGGAACTGGTTAAGGCCGCAAGAAAATCCGCGGAGATAACTCTGAACGCGCATTTGGATTCCATGCTTTCCTCGCTCCTCTCCCGCGCCGGACAATTTTGTTTTTCACTCACTTTTGTCGTCTATGAGGCCTTTTACGGTTTGGACGCGATCGCGGCCGCATTGTGGCGTATCCTCGTTTCGCGCCGGCGCCTGCTCAAATGGAAAACGTTCAACGAATCGGCGTCGAGCTCGCCGAAAAACATTTTTGGTTTCTATAAAAAAATGTACGTGCCGCCTATGATAGTCGTTTCTTTTTGGGCGTATTCGGCGTTAGTACAAAAAAACATAGACGCGCTTACGGCTGCAATTCTGGGTTTGTGGGCGTTGGCTCCGGCCGTCGCGTATTTGATCAGTCGTCCCGGGTCCTCCCGCAAAATCATTCTGTCCGTTCCGCAGCTTCTTTTTTTGAGAAGCAAGGCCCGAAGGATTTGGGATTTTTCCGAAACCTTTGTCACCGAGCGGGACAACTGGCTTCCGCCGGACAATTTTCAGGAAGAGCCCCTCGGCGCCGTCGCGCACAGGACATCGCCCACCAATATAGGGCTGTCTCTGCTGTCGAACCTCGCGGCGTATGATTTCGGTTACGTGTCCATGGGGCGGATGTTTAACAGATCGGAAAAAACTCTCGGCACGATGGATCGCATGGAAAAATACAGAGGACATTTTTATAACTGGTACGATACGCAAACCTTAAAACCGCTTGAGCCGCTTTATGTTTCCTCGGTCGACAGCGGAAATCTGGCCGGCCATTTGCTGGTTTTGCGTTCCGGACTTATGGAAATGAGGGAGAATAAAATAGTCCACTTGAAAATATTCGACGGCCTCGCGGACACTTTGAGCGTTCTTCGGGAATGTGTCGCGCAACTGGCAAAAAACAAAACGCCCGCCCAACCGGGGCTTGCCGGAGTCCTCTCGGAAAAGATAGATTATTTCAGGAAAAACCTCGCCGCTCCGCCTTCTTCTCTTCCGGAAATACACGCGCTTTTGCGGCGTTTCTCGAAGGATATATCCAAAGTTCTGTCAGTTTTGCCCTCTGAGGATACCTGGAAAATTAAAAAATGGGCGCAAGTGTTTGAAAGACAGTGTTATGATTATCTGGAAGATATGTCTTTTATAGCCCCGTGGATTCTGATGCCTCCGGAAATTCCCGGTATGTGGGACAAAGGCGGCGAGAACCGCAGGCGTCTCCTTGCCCGTTTGCGCGAAGAATTGCGGCGTTTGGATGAAATACCCGTATTGTCCGAAGTAGCGATGCTGGAAATGAAATTTTTCTCCCTGATAGACGAAATTCGCGGGGACATCGTTTCATCGGGCGACGACTCGCTCAGAGAAAACGAATGGTTCGAGCAACTCAAAAACGCCATAAGCGCCGCGTCGGCCCGATCGAGCGAAAGAATCACGGCAATCGACTATATAGTTTTGCGCGCCAGCGAACTTTCCGCCATAGAATACGAATTTCTCTACGACAAAACCTCGTATTTGCTTTCCATAGGATACAATGTCGGCGAACATAAATCCGATTCGGGCTGTTACGACCTTCTGGCTTCGGAATCGCGTCTTTGCAGTTATGTGGCTATTGCCCAGGGGCGGTTGCCGCAGAAACACTGGTTTATGCTCGGCAGAATGCTTTCAAAGTACGGCGGCCCGCCCGTTTTGGTTTCTTGGGGCGGTTCGATGTTTGAATACCTGATGCCTCTTTTGGTAATGCCCACCTACGAGGATACTCTTCTTGAGAGAACTTATCATGCCATGATAGGCCGCCAGATAAAATACGCTTCCGCCAACAATATCCCGTGGGGCATTTCGGAATCCGGCTACAATAAAATTGACGCGGCAATGACATATCAGTACCGCGCGTTCGGAGTCCCCGATATAGGTTTTAAGAGGGGACTGTCGGAAGATTTGGTAATCGCCCCTTACGCCGCCGTTATGGCGCTGATGGTCGAACCGGCCAAGGCGTACGAAAATCTCAGACAATTAAATGAGATGGGCTTCGCGGGGGAATACGGTTTTTACGAGGCGGTTGATTATACTCCGTCCCGACTCAGTCGGGATAAAACGCGCGCCGTCGTCAAATCGTATATGGCGCACCATCAGGGAATGAGCTTTCTGTCCCTGGCGTACGTTTTGCTGGATATGCCGATGCAAAGGCGTTTTCTCTCGGATCCCATGTTTAAGGCGACCGAGCTTCTTTTGCAGGAGCGAGTGCCGAAAGAGGCGCCTTTGCTTTATGACGTCGAGGTTACCGGAAGTTTGAAAAAAATCGAAGAAAGAGAAGCGCTCCTGCGCGTATTCATCAATCCCGATACACCCTCCCCCGAAACGCACCTTTTATCCAACGGAACATACAGCGTTATGGTGACCAATGCCGGCGGCGGATACAGCCGCTGGAAAAATATCGGAGTGACAAGATGGCGCGAAGACGCCACATCGGACGCCGACGGAGCTTTCATATACCTGCGCGACACGATAACCGGCGAGTTCTGGTCCGCGGCATACCAGCCGGCATTGAAAAAATCCGATAGCTACGAAGCCGTATTCTCGCAGTCGCGGGCCGAATTCAAGCGCAGGGATAACGGCATAGACACTCACACGACAATAGCGGTTTCGCCCGAGGACGATATAGAACTCCGTCGGGTGAAGATAACCAATACGTCGCGGAGCCGCACTCGCGTCATCGAGATTACCAGTTATGCGGAAGCCGTGCTGAATTATCCCGCCCACGACGCGGCTCACAGGGTGTTCGGTAATTTATTCGTGCAAACTCAGATAATCAGGTCGCACCAGGCGATTATTTGTACCCGCCGACCCCGCTCCGACAGCGACAAGTTTCCCTGTATGCTTCATCTTATGGCGGTGCACGGCAACGCGATTGTCGGGGCATCCTATGAAACCGACCGCAATAAATTTATCGGCAGGTGCAATACGCTTGAGAGCCCCTCGGCCATGCGCGCCAAAGGACGCCTTTCCGACAGCGAAGGTTCCGTTCTTGACCCGATTGTCGCAATCCGCTCTACGGTGGAACTCGGACCCGAAGAGTCGGCTGTAATCGATTATGTCACCGGAATCTGCGAAACTCCCGAAACCGCCCGCGGGTTGATGGAAAAGTACAGAGACCGGAATCTCGCCGACAGAGTTTTCGATCTTGCCTGGACACGCGGGCAGGTGGCATTGCAGCAGATTAACGCCACGGAAGCCGACGCCCAGTTATACGGCCGTCTGGCGAGCGCAATTATTTACGCCAACCCCGCATGGAGAGCCAACGCGAGTGTCCTTAAAGCAAATTACCGAGGGCAGCCCGACCTTTGGGGATACGGCATTTCCGGCGACCTGCCGATAGTCCTTGTTCGTCTGGAAGATCAAAAAAATATCGAATTGGCCGCAAAAATGGTGCAGGCGTACTCGTATTGGCGCCTGAAAGGCCTCGCGGTCGACCTGCTGATATGGAACGAGGACCGTTCGGTTTACAGGGACACAATGGGCGAAAGAATAAACGCCCTTATAGCGGCCAACGCCGAGGTGCAGTCGAACCGCCCCGGCGGGATATTTTTAAGGCGCGCCGATCAAATGTCGGACGAGGACAAAACGCTTTTTGAGACGGTTGCGCGGATAGTCGTTACCGACAGAGCCGGCACTTTGGCCGAACAGATCGAGTCCCGCGCGCGGTTAAAAAAAAGCCGTCCGCCGTTTATTCCCGCTCCCAAAACCGACCGTGAAAACGCGCAGGGAAATATCGCGGAACGCCCGGAACTGGCATATTTCAACGGTATCGGAGGTTTCACGCGTGACGGGCGGGAATACGTTATCACGACCGACCGCGCCCAAAGAACTCCGGCTCCGTGGGTAAATGTATTGGCCAGCCGCGATTTCGGCACGGTAATTTCAGAAAGCGGCGGCGCTTATACGTGGAGCGAAAACGCCCATGAGTTTCGTTTGACGCCGTGGAAAAATGACCCTGTGACCGACACTTCGGGCGAAGCGCTTTATATCCGCGACGAAGAAACGGGAATCTTCTGGTCCCCGACGCCTCTGCCTTCCGGAGGGAATAACCGTTATGTGACGCGCCACGGTTTCGGTTATAGTATTTTCGAGCATGTCCGCTCGGGCATTGTATCGGAACTGACAGTATTTGTTTCGCCGGAACATCCGGTAAAGTTCGCCGTTTTGAAAATCAAAAATATTTCGGGACGCAAAAGAAAACTTTCCGCGACATCGTACAACGAATTGGTTATGGGCTCTCTGAGAGATAAATACCATATGCACATCTCGACCGAAGTCGACCCCAAGACCGGCGCGCTGCTGGCCCGTAATCCCTACAACAAAGAATTCTCCGGCAGAGTGGTTTTTCTTAATGTAAGCGAAACGGCGCGTTTTGTGAGCGGCGACAGAAACGAGTTTTTGGGAAGGAACGGCTCCATCCGTTATCCTGCCGCCATGCGGAGCGAAAAACTCTCGGGCAAAGCCGGCGCGGGTCTTGATCCGTGCGCTTCCATGCAAGTGAAGTTTGAGCTTGACGATAGTTACCAGAAAGATATCGTATTTGCCTTCGGCTCCGCCAAAAGCGTGGACGAAGCCCGCGGCCTTATCGGGCGTTTCAACGGAACGGCGGCGGTCCGGAAGGAACTTGAAAATGTCTGGGATTACTGGAAACGCGTCCTCGGAGTTGTGTACGTGGAAACGCCCGACGACTCGATAAATTTCCTCGTAAACGGATGGCTTCAATATCAGACAATCAGCTGCCGCCTGTGGGGACGGAGCGGATACTACCAGTCCGGCGGGGCGTACGGTTTCCGCGATCAATTACAGGACGTAACGGCCTTAACTCATTCATTGCCCTCTATGACAAGAGCGCAATTGCTATCGAGCGCTTCGCGTCAGTTTATCGAAGGCGACGTTCAGCACTGGTGGCATCCCCCCGCGGGCCGCGGCGTTCGCAGCCGCTGCTCGGACGATTATTTATGGCTTCCATTCGCGGCCTGTCTTTACGTCGAAGAAGTCGGAGACACGGGTGTTATGGATGAGCCGGTCAACTTTCTTGAAGGTCCCGCGATAAAATCGGAAGAAGAGTCATACTACGGCCTGCCGAAAGTATCCGAAAAATCCGGAACATTGTACGAGCATTGTGTTTTGGCCGTAAAAAGAGCTCTTAATTTCGGCGCGCGCGGGCTTCCCCTTATGGGAAGCGGAGATTGGAACGACGGTATGAATCTGGTCGGTCGGCAGGGCAAGGGCGAAAGCGTATGGCTGGCATTTTTTCTGTGCCATATACTTAAATCAATGTCGTCGCTGGCCGAGAGCCGCGGCGATAAAAATTTCGCGGAATTATGCGCCGTCGAAGTCAAAAAACTTTCAAAAAATATCGAGGATAACGCGTGGGACGGCCGATGGTATACCCGCGCGTATTTTGACAACGGGGAAGTCATAGGATCCTCGTCAAACATCGAATGCAGGATTGATTCCATACCGCAGTCGTGGGCCGTCATTTCGGGCGCGGCCCCGTCGGAAAAAGCCGGAGCGGCCATGGACAGCGTCGACGAAATTCTCGTGGACAGGAAACACTCTCTTGTAAAACTGTTCGCTCCGGCATTCGATAAGTCCCCGGACAATCCCGGTTACATAAAGGGCTACGTGCCCGGCGTGAGGGAAAACGGAGGGCAATACACCCACGCCGCCGTGTGGGCAGCCATAGCGTTTGCGATGCTAAAAGACAAAAAACGCGCGTGGGAATTGTTGAATATCATTAATCCCATACATCACGGCGACACATTCGACAAATGCGAAATTTACAAAGTGGAACCTTTCGTGGCGGCGGGCGATGTATATTCCGTCGGCAGCAACGCGGGACGGGGCGGCTGGACGTGGTACACCGGCGCCGCGTCATGGATGTATCGGCTTATAGTCGGGCATCTGCTCGGACTGCGCCGCGCCGCCGGCCGGCTTTATTTTGAGCCCTGCCCGCCCGAAGATTGGCAATCGTTCAAAATGCATTACCGGCACGGGGAAACGTTTTATCATATAGCCGTTCAAAGAATCGGACCCGCGGACGGCGTGGTCTCGGTCGTTGTCGACGGAAAAGAGAGCGAGGACAAATCCGTGCGTCTCATCGACGACAGAAAAGAGCATTTCGCCGAGGTTAAAATAGGATAA
- the typA gene encoding translational GTPase TypA: MKKTQSNDKVRNVAIIAHVDHGKTTLVDHMLRQSGIFRANQDVSERVMDNMDLERERGVTIAAKNCAVRWGDVRINIIDTPGHADFGGEVERALKMVDGALLLVDAAEGPLPQTRFVLQKALESGLKIIVLINKIDRKDARPKDVLDEVYELFMDLGAKDAQIDFPVIFSVGRDGIAQKTLEEKGKDLGLLFETIIDEVPAPSHNPDEPFQMLVCDLDYSNYMGRLAVGRVFNGRVSKNDNIVCIKEGGDIVPLKTTKLQVYDGISIKEVDFAGAGDIVILAGIEDVSIGDTICNGENPRAIKRIKVDEPTIFMMFTINSSPLSGTEGTIVQSRKILERLKKETLQNVAVQVEESPSSDKYIVKGRGEFQMEILIEMMRREGFEFSVGRPQVIFKKKDGKLLEPIEHLFIDCAEANVGIVTEKISSRKGKMVNMVNHGTGRVRLEFTVPTRALIGYRSEFLTDTRGTGIMNSYVHDYEEYRGDFSLRKTGSLVADRAGKAVPYAIFHLEPRGTLFISPNDPVYEGMIIGDNSRDTDLNVNPCKEKKLSNMRAAGKDDNILLTPIQPMTLERAITFIKDDELIEITPKSIRLRKTALAISERGRKTSITQEQD, from the coding sequence GTGAAAAAAACACAAAGCAACGATAAAGTCCGAAACGTGGCCATTATAGCGCACGTGGACCACGGCAAGACGACTCTTGTGGACCACATGCTGCGGCAGAGCGGGATATTCCGGGCAAATCAGGATGTCTCCGAACGCGTTATGGACAATATGGATCTGGAGCGCGAGCGCGGCGTCACTATCGCGGCCAAAAACTGCGCGGTTCGATGGGGCGACGTTCGGATAAACATTATCGACACGCCCGGCCACGCCGATTTCGGCGGCGAAGTGGAGAGGGCTCTTAAAATGGTCGACGGCGCCCTGCTTCTTGTCGACGCGGCCGAAGGTCCTCTGCCGCAGACCAGATTCGTTTTGCAGAAAGCGCTGGAATCGGGGCTCAAAATTATCGTTTTAATAAACAAAATCGACCGCAAAGACGCCCGCCCCAAAGATGTTCTCGACGAGGTTTACGAACTTTTTATGGACCTCGGAGCCAAGGACGCACAGATAGATTTTCCCGTGATATTTTCCGTCGGACGGGACGGCATCGCGCAAAAAACTCTTGAAGAAAAAGGCAAGGATTTAGGTTTGCTTTTCGAGACGATTATCGACGAAGTTCCCGCGCCTTCGCACAATCCCGACGAACCCTTCCAGATGCTCGTCTGCGACCTTGATTATTCCAACTATATGGGACGGCTTGCCGTCGGAAGAGTTTTTAACGGACGGGTGAGCAAGAACGACAATATCGTCTGCATAAAAGAAGGCGGCGATATCGTGCCTTTGAAAACGACAAAACTTCAGGTTTACGACGGTATCAGCATAAAAGAGGTGGACTTCGCCGGGGCGGGAGACATAGTTATTTTGGCCGGCATCGAGGACGTATCGATAGGCGATACCATCTGTAACGGCGAAAATCCCCGCGCCATCAAGCGCATAAAAGTCGACGAGCCCACTATTTTCATGATGTTTACCATCAACTCGTCGCCGCTTTCCGGCACCGAGGGAACTATCGTTCAGTCGAGAAAAATTTTGGAGCGGCTTAAAAAAGAAACGCTGCAGAACGTCGCCGTGCAGGTCGAGGAATCGCCTTCGTCGGACAAATATATAGTCAAAGGCCGCGGCGAGTTTCAGATGGAAATTCTCATCGAAATGATGCGCCGCGAGGGTTTTGAGTTCAGCGTGGGCCGTCCGCAGGTAATATTCAAAAAGAAAGACGGCAAACTTCTTGAACCCATAGAGCATCTTTTCATAGATTGCGCGGAAGCCAACGTCGGCATAGTCACCGAGAAGATTTCAAGCAGAAAAGGAAAGATGGTCAACATGGTCAATCACGGTACCGGCCGTGTGCGCCTTGAGTTTACCGTGCCTACAAGAGCTCTTATCGGTTATAGAAGCGAGTTTTTGACCGACACCAGAGGCACCGGCATAATGAATTCCTATGTCCACGATTACGAAGAGTATCGCGGCGATTTTTCGTTGAGAAAAACCGGTTCGCTGGTCGCCGACAGAGCGGGCAAGGCAGTTCCGTACGCGATCTTCCATCTTGAGCCGCGCGGCACGTTGTTTATATCGCCCAATGACCCTGTGTACGAGGGAATGATAATAGGCGACAACAGCCGCGACACCGACCTGAACGTCAATCCGTGCAAAGAAAAGAAACTCTCGAATATGCGCGCCGCCGGCAAAGACGACAACATACTTCTTACCCCGATACAACCGATGACGCTTGAAAGAGCGATAACATTCATAAAAGACGACGAACTCATAGAAATCACACCCAAGTCCATCCGCCTCAGAAAGACAGCGCTTGCGATCTCCGAGCGCGGCAGAAAGACCTCTATAACGCAAGAGCAGGATTAA